The Rosa rugosa chromosome 3, drRosRugo1.1, whole genome shotgun sequence sequence GAAGGAAACAAACCTGGAAGTGATAAGCAGACAGACAAGGAAGATTGCACCTGGTCATATATATGAGATATTAGGTAAATGTTATAAAGTGAAGCTGTAGAATCCCTAAacttcaaagaaaagaaataacctAGATTAAGGTCACAGATTTAATTTTGAGTGCAAGAAGCTAAATGAAGAGTGCTCAATGATAATAGCATTGCCCTATACATCTATAATGTAAATATCTACTGAATCATTGATTAGAAACCAATCTCTGTTCCATATTGTATCAAGTGCCTTGAACAGTGGACAAGTATGCTCCACGTGAGAACAATACCACAACCAGACAGCTAAGTAAAGCTACAAAAgagcaaacaaacaaagaccAAAGAGATTTGTATATCTCTATCTGACATTCAAAAAATACCCACCAAGAGCTATAGCAATGTTGATCAAAGCTATTCTCCATATATCCAGATATTGCTCAAAGAAGATGTAGAACACCGAGTATGGAAAGATATCCATCTGCATCAAACAACCAGTGTGAGCATACGTTATGAATACACATCAACCTGAGGACCTATTGCTGCCAAAGATGAATGGTGAAACTGGCTACGAAAGGTAGCCTAAGAGAAGTTTGTCGGGACAATACCTGTCACATATCTCATCTCCACTATTTTCAAGTTCAAAGAACTTGGGAAAACTAGGATACATTTATAATTCAATGAGGTCAACACAATACTTCTGAAAGGAGGAGGGGTAAAACTGGAGTCGGAAGACTCAGAACAAAATAAAGAATAGATTGATACTTCGATAGTCTCTCTTATAAGAAGTATGAACAATAAAACTTATGTAACCAACTGATGGAACCAGCAAGTCTATAAACATGTAATGTCATTTTCTACTTGCAAAGCTGTGTACTTGGTGGATATGAAATCATATACACAAACATGGACAACCTTCAGCATGATTTATAGATGATTGGTTTTGAGACAATGAGAATTCTTTAGAGACTGATAACATCTTAGTTTTGCATACAAAAGCGGCTTAAATTTAAAAATCCACTATGACTAGTTATGTTCTATACATTTAATATGCCTGCAGTTCACCAATGAGTTGTACTTACAAGCATTAGAAAGACAGCCCCTAAGCCTCAAAGtactaatacaactagaaactAGAAAGTAAAGAATTGCATTCAAGAAATGTGCAAGTGAGATTTCCAAAGCTTATTCATGAAACCATGCTGCTTGGTGGAACTTAATACCTTTAAGGAATCAGACATTCTTGAGCTGAACTCCCGTGCTGCTCTCATTGAATTTACATAATCACCCTGAAGATCAAATGAGGGTGTTCAGTAGTAGTTATGCTGTATCATATCACCATAATTCTACTATCAGTTTACTAAAGACAAAAAACACCATACTTGTTTGTTAAGTGGCGTGTGATAGGTGCGAAACTCGGACGCTCTTATAATGCCATTTCCATAACCTGAAAACAGAATACAACATTTTTTTACTACTAAATCAAGAGATTTCGGGCTCGAGCACTTTTCATCACATCAAATGGACAATAAATTCTTTTTCTCAAACACACTATCGTATCTATTAACATATATTTATATCACATCAAATGGGCCTTTAAATTCTCCCTCTAGCACACTATCATATGTATCAACATATTTTTATATATAGAGATGATCCTACACACCATTGAGATCCACACTATTAGTGTAAGCACCATGGCCTCCTTTTGCGCAATCAGCGGATGGCAGTGCATTAAGGAACCAAGGAAGCTTCTCTCTAAATTGTGCTGTAGATGGACGATCATCAATCAAATCTGAGTGGCGAAAGCACTGTAACCAATTTAAATGTTAGTTCTTAACCCTGGTGCTGTGCTACAGTTAACCTCAGCTATATAGATAAGATGGGCATTACAGTTGTACAATCTTTGCACACTCCACCAAGGCCACAAGGTCCATCATCAGGTGAACAGCAAGGTGGCTGAAGAGAAGAAATATTTCATCAGTATATCACAGTTTAGTAAACAATAATCAAATCAAAGAAATACCAAAGTTAAATTTACCATGTGCTGGTCAATGGCTTCAGCAAACGAATATCAGAGATCATATTATAAAGCAGTATTAACCACAGTTCAGCATACACAGTGGAGTTACCAATTAAAATGCCATCCATGATaaacttaaaagaaaaaagaaaaaataaaaaaaaatatggatatatatatatatatatatccatggGTGCAGAAGAAACTACTATATACATATAATAGAAGAAAAAAGTTTAAAGCTCTCATATTACAATGGAGCAGTTAAGTCCCAGGGATAAAAGAGCAGAATCTTAAATCACTTCTCAGATAAGAAATGTAACAAACCACCAACCTGGTCATCAGGTGGACAATAAGAAGCATTTAAAAACTTCCGACAGCAACCAAAAGCCTCGGGGGATATCCATACAAGAAAATCATCAAGCCAAGAGGCAGCTGGCTTAGCAATGTAGCTTGATTCTGGTGTTAAAGAAGCTCTTGATATCTGCACCATTACAGACAAAGATatgaaaaccaaaaattaaaaaaccggCACAGAGAAAAACCTTCCCAACCTGACACTTCAAGGTACCAACTAAAAGAGAGAAATTGGCAGGACATACGAATATAAGctaaacaaacataaaaaataaaacaaagaaagaaagaaacgtAGGAAAATAAGTGAAACTGTTCAGAATGAAGACCTTGGGAGAGAGATGCAGCCACAAAACAACTATATTCTTCTAAAACAGGACACTTCCATATTCAAGCTCAGTTTGCATTTAAAGAGGTTTTGAACAATGCAACTGTTATTAATACCAATACAGATGTGTTTTGGACGTACTGAACTGTAGAAAGTCATACTTTACATCCAATTTAGAATCAAAAACCCCTCCACCATTGTAGTACCTCATTCAAAAGAGAGTTCGATTCACATTGGCTAATGGAGCATAACTGGTTTGTATGTCTTGATTCTGAGCTGAGATAACCAAATAACACTTGATTGTTAATAATTGTTTGAAAGAAATTCTAACTGGTCTAATTATAGCGAAGCAAATGTTTTGGCATGGAATTATACTAAAGACACTTCTTCATATACAGCAGTCATAGAAAGACGAGCAATAGCAAGAACCATATTGAATTTTTCTCAATCTCTATCAATTGGCAAATATTAAATAAATGCCCATCATCACTATATGTGAGGCATCACCACCAATGCCATCATCATATTAACACTGACCAAGCAAAGCTAAAACCCCAAGCAGCATGCGTGTAATCAAGAGTAGCACCAGAACTATATAACGTGACAAAATTGATACAGTTTCAATGATTATTGTCTTGTTTAAtgtcacagagagagagagagagagagagagagagagagattcataATTCATCTGTGGCACATTATTAAACACCCACCAATTCTAGTTTTAACGGAATTATCCAATTTCCTGATATCTTCTCCCATGCGTTgcatgaaaaaaaaatcctgTAACCTAATATAGAACTGATAATctgaaatcaaaacagaaaagagACTGAACCGATACCTGTAGTTGTAATCCTTTACAACAAAGTATAATGGTGGTCCAACCCTGAGATACTCTGAGATACTATTGAAATACCCCTGACACACAGAAGAACTAAATGATTCAATACGCCAAGAAGTTAGAATGTGAGGTAAGAAGATTCGACAAAACTATAGGTGACCTGGAGGTAAGAGTCCCGGGGAAGGACAATCTGCTGCTCCAAACCTGTTTCAATCCTAGAACATAATGCCTATAAGGACCAAAACCATGTAAAATACTATGTTAGGAACTCgagataaataaaaataattaaattaacaaATGAGCATCATTAATCATAAGCAACTTACAATGCTTGCCCAGGTAAAACCAACAAAGATAGCAACGATAACCATCTTAACCACCCATGAATCAAGAATACATGCATGCACTTCCTACAGCAAAGCCATGATCAATAAACAAAAGGAGAAGACATAGAATGACTAGTTTATTTctgtaacaaaaataaaacccaaCTGTCGCATCTCCAAATAGGACATAATAATGATTTCACTTAATAAAGACCATTAACCCGTGTAATCCATAAATTTCAGATGAAGATGACTAATAATATCCTGTAAAAAGATccagaaataaagaaaaaaataaattaaagaaaatgtTACCTTCATATAGCGAGCCAACAATCCAGTTCTTCCATGATAGATTCCTACACgttatatgatgatgatgacttgaTTAGAACTAACACTAATGTGACAAAggagaagaatatatatatatatacagatccaatccagagcggagctccgctttgaaattaacgtgtgaagttcgagttttgggccactttttggtcgcatatccacatctcgaccgttcagtttttaggtactagtgtatagatcatctctgcaaattttcagccaaattgatgatcgttaaggtatctaactcgcttaaaccaatggacggactgaatctgtcaacctgaaccgtactagctttaaggcaattatcaatgccttagcgatcatcattttagctgaaaatttgcagagacgatctatacactagtacttaaaaactgaacggtcgagatgtggatatgcaaccgaaaagtgacccaaaactcgaacttcacacgttaattttcaaagcggagctccactctagataagatctgtatatatatatatatatatatctgtgtgtgtgtgtgtgtgacatGAAAGAGTAGAAAAATTAAGATCAAAAGTATACTAAAGGCAAAGCAACCTCAAAACACTATCATAGCACACAAATATACCTTCAGTGGATTCCACAAAGGATGACGAGACTTTTATGCATGGAAAACAATCAACCCTGCCATCCTCAGCTCTCAAAAAGTCAAAGTATATCAATGCAACAAATGCAGTAACTTGCAGAAAGAAGTCCAGCAAAACAGCAAGAGCTACAAAAGAAAGGTAAAATGAGATGAATGTACTAACAAAACTCCAAATAACACTTTTTAGGATATACAAGAGCAAATATTAGTCACCTGCAAACATGGAGAAGACTCGGCATGCTGGCATAGGAATGAAGCTTCCCACCGCAAAGGCCAAAACCTCAGACAAACTAGCCAGTGTTATGGATGGGCCAACTTCAACCAGTGCATTACTTATTCGTCTTTCTAAAGGTAACTCCGGTGATTGCCGTTTCACAGCATGTACCAATATACACATGTTATCTACACCAACCTGATGAAAGAGACCAAACCGAGAACCAATTAAAATATCTTATCATACAAAGAATAGCATATAATAGTGGACTGGCCACCAAGGAGGGAAAAATTTCACAAAGAATGAGCAAAAGTTTCTGGAATATGAACAAAACATGCATCCCCTTTTGGAAGAAAAAGTTGTGATTGAACATGAGTAAGGAAGGGAGGGTTTGGAGGTGAACGGAACTATTAGGTACCATGAatgaaaaaaagaggaaaatatAAGTTGACATTAAGCAAAAATGGACAGTTCTGAGAAGGGGTAAAAAATAAAGTCATATGagttaaaagaaaaatgaacaAAGAAGTTCTCTCGGGCAGCCAAGAAAGTAGAAAACCTAAATTGCAGTCCCAAATGTACAACGCCAAGGAGTATTGtacttctcctttttttttttcactttcacTAGTGACTCATTCTATCTAAGTTCACCAATGCATGATGGTGTCTATTGCTATGGACATAAGAGATTCTATAATATTAATTAACAAGTATCAAAAAGTAATTTGTGTTTCCAGTAGTGTGGTAGTGAATTGTACTGTAGAGTTACTTACAGTTTCCTTAGTATATCTCAATTAGTTACTCTTTTATTAGAACAATGTAAAGAGAACTCCTTGGGCATGTAAATTGGTGAGGTGACAGGGTTACCAACCAAAAGATATCCGGGAGTATAGTCTCCAAGAGAACATAAGTGCCATAAGTGGATACTAGTGACTTAAAGTTTGTAGATAAGAAACTTACAGCCAAAACAAGGAAAGGAATGACTTCCATTATGATTAATGTAGATTTAACTCCCACAGCACTGAAAAATCCAACAGATCCAAGAACAGAAAGCATTACAAGCAATACTCCTGACAAACCAAGCAGGACCTACAAATTAGATCCAAATGAAGATTAGCAGACCACAGAACTTCGTCCATACTGAAGATATAAAGATGGCATATCATGCTGCATGGACATGAGCTAGGGCGGACAATACTTGATGTTCCTGTCATActtctttgaatttattttcTAGTGAAATTGTTGTCAAAATAAGTGATCCATCTTTACTCAAAAAACCTACAATTGGGTCATATACAGGCCTTCACAATTTATCTTTTCAGTTCCTACTAGTTGCCTACACCCTTGCCAACACACAAGGGTGGAGAAGTGTTTACAAGAAACAATTACTGATGACATACTCACACAAACTACCATATAAACACATGCTGGAAATGTTCATAAGGAATAGAAGACTACTCAAGTGAAGGTTAAGATCGTACCTTGGATGAGAGGTAAAGAGAAGATATTTGAGGTGCATCTCCCAATGTCAGAGATATATACAGAAACATTACCAGATAGCTTACCTGATATGATATAGGACAAGAAGAATTAAAATGCCTATTTCTATATAAGGTCAAGTATAGTAAAGTTTGCAGTAAGGTCAAGATGTCATGATGATTTATCTCTTGCATATCGGTTGAGTAACGTAAAAACATCAAAGTCTGGGAATTACTATTATGGTTATAACATCTGCGGTACTTTCTCTTTTTAACTCTTCCTCAATTGAACTTTCGGCCGAAAATGAGAGAGTCAGATTCCGAGACAGCACCATTGGCAGCAGTTCATCCTGTAAACATATTTGCTCCAGATCTCAATATCAAGTATCATTAGCATAAAAGTCTAAGAAAATCAATATATTTGCATAAAATCTGAAATGCCCACAGGCAACAGCAACAATGCAATGGAGGATGTGCACTGCACAGTGTTCAAACCTTTGCTAACTGAATAAAAGCCTTCTCCCAAGCCAGTGCCTTCCCATTCTCATTTCCTACATCATCAACTGCATTATTAACTGGGTAGGTGACTACGAATGCAGAAGCCTGAAATTTGAAGATCACCATAGAATTAGCATATAGACAGATATCTGAAAGAAGGATGGACTATATACAGAATTAAAGATATCTGGGTTTGCCCCAAGAGGGGCAAATGAGGCGAGATCTTGCCTCTCCCGACTTTGTAAttgtttcttttattaataaatcTTTCTATCAAAACTAAAGGATGACTATATTACCTCAGAATAGTTGTTTCCAGAGAACCCTCCCAAGGCAGTGCTTGGATCAAGTGGAGCCTGAAAGGCACTTAAACATGTTTCTGCAGAAGAATAATGCTGCAGGTGAAAACAACGGCGAGGTTACTAAGTACACAACAATCAAGTAAAATGTCAAAAACCACAAGACAATATGAGCAAGAAACTAAGGAAATAGTTATTCTTCAAGAAGTTAACAATAAAAACCTGCATAAGTACATAACCACTTCCCTATAAAGCCAAAATTCATGCATAAATCTCTTTCAGTATTTGATGCCTAAGCCACCATATGCACTTAGCCAATTAATATATCTTATACATACGCTTCCCAGCTTAAAGTAAAATACGGTACATCTATATAACATTTGATTGAGCAGATGTACAGAAGTCACAGACATGAAAACAATTGATCTCTTTAAACAAACATCATCCGAATAAAGGAAAGTAGGTGTTGCCAGGGTTACCTGAAAGCAATACTCGGCATGTACAACTCCTCCATAgatgtcaaaattttcaggGTCCATTTTAAAATACTGCATAAAATGAGTAAAGTTGAATTAAATAAAACTGTAAAGTACTGGGTAAGTAATGCTTATTCTCTTAATCATTAGGAACTTCTCCGAGATCACAATAGCAGCACCAATATAAAGAATGCAATCCCTGTGTCTTTCCCACTGCAGACATTCTCAACGGTAGGCCTGCTATTTTGTCAGATGATGTTTAAAAAGACAAAGTGTGGAATATCTGGAAAGCAAAAGTTGCACCTAAGGGTAAGGTTTCGGCAGGGATTGACACTTGGGAGACctaagagaaggaattttctaTCAACTGTTTCTAAATCCTCCTGTAGCAAGTTTGTGGCTGAATTTTTTAGACAGGTTCACTTGTGTTGCGTTAGCACAGCAGGCTGTTACCCATTATTAAGCAAGAAGTATAAGGTGTTACTTGTTAGGACGGGGGAAAGAAGGTTAAGTCTCTGTCGGGCTGTTTGGTGGTAATTTGGTTTATTTGGAATACAAAGGAACAAGAAGATCTTCAAAGACTATAAGGGAATTGGTCAGGAGGAGCTTTGGAGGAAACAGAATTCTGGCATCTCTTTGGGCATCATTCCCTGATAATGGTCGATTTCTGGTATACTAATAGATTGGAAGTCGTTTAAGCCCGTTTATCTGATATTCTGACAATTAGTTCAATTTCTATAATGTTAATGGTCTGCTATTAGATTTAGTGTTTTACTTTCTGGCTCTACAGTTGAGGTGGGCCTTGTGTCCACAATCTGTACTGTGTTTCATATTCATCAATATCATTATGTTtcttttgaaaatataattattttgaAACTGAAGGCAGAAAGAAAATCCTATTCAGTAAAACCTGCAAAATGCTTTGAGTGGCACAATCTTGGCCAATAGGCTTCAAGCAAATTTCAGTTAAAGCTACCGCTGAGCCAGAATAATTAGCACGAATTCCGTCAACCTGTAGGAATTCAGCTAATTGTAAATATTACATTGAAGTGAgaaaaaagatacaaaacaaagcCGCACAATAGCACGTAGTATTTGCAATACCTTGTCTTGTATGTCAAAAAGTAATAGAATATTGTCATCTGTGACAATACTGGGTGACTCGCCATGCTTTGAATCTGGGACAGTTGCTATAATGAGCTAAATCAGACAGAGACCAATTAGCACATCAGTTTTCTACATAACTACAACAAGGGTTTCAAGAGACACCATGCAAGTAAACCACAAGAAGAAAATGAgtataaaatttcaaaataaaaataattgtaGATGATCATAAGACTTAAGCTTTGCTAGCCATATTATAGCCGAGCTATGGATAATTAGATGGACTCATGGACTTGAACTTGACAGTTGCAGCAACTTGAACTGAACTTTTCGTTTATATATTATCTAACAGCACTATCCAGACTGTAGCACATTTGGGTCTGATAAAATGCCTTCTTTTAGGTAACAAAAGAAACTGTGGAGCCATAAATGACAAATGGATAAAATGACACAATTACGAAAAGAACAGCGAGTCTAAGACCTGCTCAATTCTGTAGAAGGGAGCAAGATGTCTGTCAAAGAATTGTTTCTCCTCCGCTGCCTTGCTGCCAGGACCTACCCACAGCTGCAATATTTTAGATGTCAATACTCAATACCTCCAATGATTATTCTGTTTTCAACAAGAATGCTTGACCTTCGTCCAAAAAAACAAGAATACTTGACCAAATATTAATTACAACTTTTATAAAACAAATTAACAGCAGAAAGATCAACAGTGCCCTAATTATTCTTTTATCAGAAAGTTAAACTGTTCTGAAATAATATAACAATTTAATGACTCACAACACATGCACAACCACATTCCCAAAAGTTTCCATCGTGttgaaaaaatgaaaactgtATGCGAGAATTAGAACAGTAGAAGTTCCAAACACAAATTACAGTTTGAAACTTAGTAGGTTGAGAAATTGTCTAAAGTTGCAATTCACAAACAAGGTTTTCGTTATGTCCACTTTCATCTCACAATGAAAGTCAAGCAACAGACAGAAGAAAAgttattagttttatgtgtgcTTCCGCAATTATTATCCAGAATCATCCAGCCAGGTCATTGTCTGTGTGGATATGCAGCATCACATATATGTACAGTTTGTATATTCAAATTTCTGTTGGGGTAACAGGTATACTTTGGAATTACTTACTGTAAGGAAAGCCGTTTTAGagactaacaaaaaaaaaaacaatggagATTGGAGATTGAAGAGTGGGTTGCAACTTATATAATTAATACAAAAGATACAATTAAGCTCAACAATGATGGAGCCAAAAACTTCTTTTGGGAACCAAAACAATTGGTAGGCAATTATGTATAGATTATTCCCCTACTATATAAAATAAAGATATATAAGAATTAAAATTATCTAAGTCCTATAGATTGTATGATAAATTTCATTTGATTTCTTATGATTAAGCAAAAGATATGGATAAACGGCTTGTACATGATGTTATTCCCAGTGCCCATAAGATAAATTATACAAGTATCACTCATATATCTAGTAAAGTAAGCCACTGAAGATAAAGCTTTTATATTCTTTGGGGAAAAGAATTAGTTTCTCTTAAATATTGGTCATTAAGACATGGATGTTAACAAGATACCTTCTCTGGCCGTGTCTCCACCTGGAAACGAACTAGACCTATACAGAGTATAAGAACAATCCCCACCGAGGAAAAGAGCACAAGAGTGGGATTTCTAGAAACCCAGATTCCATATCTCCTGAATAGCATTGATATAATTCAGCATAAACTCTATATGCTATAAGAAATAGTAGAGTTCCTGACCTGAAAAAGCTTGACATATATTCCTGAATAAAAGATAGTTCAACCTCTTCTGTAACTTGAGGATCCACCTCATGCCCCTGATAATTACAAGGTAATTTATAATTTACTTAAACAAAGGTAACGGCTTAACAAAACTAGAAAGACCAGCACACACTTGACTGCAGCAACAAATGGACGAACTGAAAAAATGACAAGAAACAGAGAGCAACAAAATATAAAACTAATAAGCATTGTTTTAAGGCTAAGGCGAACGACAACAGTGGGTCATGTCTAGTTCTGTTGTTATATTGGCATTGTAACTGAGATGTAGATATCTTGTACACTATTATGAACTCTTTGCATTCTGCTAATAAAAGTAACTTCTCAAAACAGAGAAAGGGATGCACCATAAAAGATAtataaaataatgaaacaacGGAAGATTGCCAAATGTAATAGGGAGAAAAATCAGCAGATATTGAATGAAAAGAATTCAAATTTACCTTTCTGGCAAAACTTTCATCCTTTTGTAAGTTAACAGGGTtgatatcatcatcatcaatggCACTCAACAGTGGTTCCTTAGTAGATCCagctctccttctttctcttttccgATAAAACAAGCCCCAAACAAAGAATGCAAAAACTAAAAGAATATACATGACGGCTACTGAAATATCAATGCATTTGATCTGCAAACATCAACGAGTGGTACTCAAGTCACTTCAATTTACCAGACACAGATCTATCGACAAAAATACTATGTACCCCACTACTTCATTGAATTACCAAGATCATGGACTTTCCCACCGGCCCATATATGTCCGACAAGAAAGTAATcaagaaattcaagcaaaataTGTATATGGATTGCATTGATTCCAACCTCAATAGATAGAATTTTTATGGAGCATTGCTCTTTCTTGTGTGGAGGAGGTTCAGAATTAGAACACGCAGGAGATGAAGGGCAATCACCACAAGAGCAGCCTAGTGAAGTGTCAGCACATGAATAAACTGACACGTTCATGAGCTCCATATTAGATGACTCGGGAACGGTTAACTTGAAGTCAATGGCATAAGGTGAACCAGGGAAACCAGGGGCTGCTTTCTCACCAAGAAAATCAAACCATTCTGCACAGTTGGAAATGAAAATATTAGAACTCATAGAAAAATATACAATCAAGTAAAAACAGGGGTTAAGATTCTAATGTC is a genomic window containing:
- the LOC133737657 gene encoding uncharacterized protein LOC133737657; translation: MTSFLALLAALSFLQLLFFGPSLSAEKTVSPGLLTSDVTSRKTHSEDYCAMYDICGERSDGKVLNCPYGSPSVKPDELFSAKIQSLCPTISGNVCCTELQFETLRAQVQQAIPFLVGCPACLRNFLNLFCELSCSPKQSLFINVTSISEVSGNMTVDGIDYYISDTFGKGLYNSCKDVKFGTMNTRAIEFIGAGAKNFKEWFDFLGEKAAPGFPGSPYAIDFKLTVPESSNMELMNVSVYSCADTSLGCSCGDCPSSPACSNSEPPPHKKEQCSIKILSIEIKCIDISVAVMYILLVFAFFVWGLFYRKRERRRAGSTKEPLLSAIDDDDINPVNLQKDESFARKGHEVDPQVTEEVELSFIQEYMSSFFRRYGIWVSRNPTLVLFSSVGIVLILCIGLVRFQVETRPEKLWVGPGSKAAEEKQFFDRHLAPFYRIEQLIIATVPDSKHGESPSIVTDDNILLLFDIQDKVDGIRANYSGSAVALTEICLKPIGQDCATQSILQYFKMDPENFDIYGGVVHAEYCFQHYSSAETCLSAFQAPLDPSTALGGFSGNNYSEASAFVVTYPVNNAVDDVGNENGKALAWEKAFIQLAKDELLPMVLSRNLTLSFSAESSIEEELKRESTADVITIIVSYLVMFLYISLTLGDAPQISSLYLSSKVLLGLSGVLLVMLSVLGSVGFFSAVGVKSTLIIMEVIPFLVLAVGVDNMCILVHAVKRQSPELPLERRISNALVEVGPSITLASLSEVLAFAVGSFIPMPACRVFSMFAALAVLLDFFLQVTAFVALIYFDFLRAEDGRVDCFPCIKVSSSFVESTEGIYHGRTGLLARYMKEVHACILDSWVVKMVIVAIFVGFTWASIALCSRIETGLEQQIVLPRDSYLQGYFNSISEYLRVGPPLYFVVKDYNYSSESRHTNQLCSISQCESNSLLNEISRASLTPESSYIAKPAASWLDDFLVWISPEAFGCCRKFLNASYCPPDDQPPCCSPDDGPCGLGGVCKDCTTCFRHSDLIDDRPSTAQFREKLPWFLNALPSADCAKGGHGAYTNSVDLNGYGNGIIRASEFRTYHTPLNKQGDYVNSMRAAREFSSRMSDSLKMDIFPYSVFYIFFEQYLDIWRIALINIAIALGAIFLVCLLITSRFVSFLSTS